A single region of the Nocardioides ochotonae genome encodes:
- a CDS encoding cell division protein FtsQ/DivIB yields the protein MARKVLPDAEVSRRRFARRQWRRRWLTWKYVVGAFLVVLAAGATVWALWFSSWLSVEGVEVRGTSVLDAAEVTEAAQVPDGQALVSVDLAGVEARVEALAPVLDAQVTRQWPDRVLVEVEERTAIAVVELAGRVRGMDADGVLFRDYPKVPGDLPRVLAASGIDSEALRESAAVVAALPDDLAATVDHVEVESIDRISFVLRDEREVLWGSAEETELKAQVLPALLRQEGSVFDISVPARPTVRP from the coding sequence GTGGCTAGGAAGGTCCTCCCCGACGCGGAGGTCTCGCGTCGCCGCTTCGCCCGTCGCCAGTGGCGGCGGCGCTGGCTGACGTGGAAGTACGTCGTCGGAGCCTTCCTCGTGGTCCTCGCGGCCGGTGCGACGGTCTGGGCCCTGTGGTTCTCCTCCTGGCTCTCGGTCGAGGGCGTCGAGGTCCGCGGGACCTCGGTGCTCGACGCTGCGGAGGTCACCGAGGCGGCGCAGGTGCCCGACGGGCAGGCGCTGGTCTCGGTCGACCTGGCCGGCGTCGAGGCGCGGGTCGAGGCGCTCGCGCCGGTGCTGGACGCCCAGGTGACCCGCCAGTGGCCCGACCGGGTGCTGGTCGAGGTCGAGGAGCGCACCGCGATCGCGGTCGTCGAGCTCGCGGGCCGGGTGCGCGGCATGGACGCCGACGGCGTGCTGTTCCGCGACTACCCCAAGGTCCCCGGGGATCTTCCGCGCGTGCTGGCCGCCAGCGGGATCGACTCCGAGGCGCTGCGCGAGAGCGCGGCGGTGGTCGCGGCGCTGCCCGACGACCTCGCCGCCACCGTCGACCACGTCGAGGTCGAGAGCATCGACCGCATCTCATTCGTCCTGCGCGACGAGCGCGAGGTGCTGTGGGGGAGCGCGGAGGAGACCGAGCTCAAGGCTCAGGTGCTGCCCGCGCTGCTGCGCCAGGAGGGCAGCGTGTTCGACATCAGCGTCCCCGCGCGCCCGACCGTCCGGCCCTGA